The following proteins come from a genomic window of Alnus glutinosa chromosome 10, dhAlnGlut1.1, whole genome shotgun sequence:
- the LOC133880583 gene encoding uncharacterized protein LOC133880583, with product MTQSLASDPAATQSVSADTVRWAPNDAYEQAIGRPEYAGRVRQVGPNVTPVRGTCFSYRPRSQGGPSQGTSRDWAEQSRKMEEMQAELHAERARNDRLEQRVQQFDGIEQRLREMEVFMSSMAVPAPCVGNQSSPAHVGSTSSVGSASAGNSTTVGTLSPVGRQLSQHSTVATPSPATPFIAQQSPVGENTPGTVPRDSQRRLSDL from the exons atgacgcagagtttagccagtgatccagccgccacgcaaagcgtctccgcagacacggtgcgttgggcaccgaacgacgcttacgaacaggcgattgggaggcctgagtatgcagggagggttcggcaggttggcccgaacgtcacacctgttcgagggacatgtttttcatataggcctcggtcacaggggggaccatctcaggggacgtctcgggattgggccgaacagtctcggaagatggaagagatgcaagcggagctacatgctgagcgagcgaggaatgaccggttggagcagcgcgtgcaacagttcgacggcatagagcagcgcttgcgagagatggaggtcttcatgtcctccatggcagtaccagcaccatgtgttggtaatcagtcttctcctgcacacgtaggtagtacgtcgtccgttggtagtgcatctgcag gtaattcgacaacggttggtacgttgtcgcctgttggacgacagctgagccagcactccactgtcgctacaccttcgcccgctacaccattcattgcgcagcaatcgccggtgggcgagaacacgcctgggacggtacctcgtgattc